In Fluviispira sanaruensis, a genomic segment contains:
- the flgK gene encoding flagellar hook-associated protein FlgK, whose translation MVATLNHILNLGSESLQNSRTGVDVTGHNISNAQTPGYSRQLVNLETKWPIEYGLHVFGDGARIQSIQRAHDKFIEGQLRREVQIQSKTEVLAEGLKKIESFFNPDLTSTVRDRFVSFMSSIRELANFPEEPSVRINMIENGKSLAQAFNAAHANIVQVQTDANEELKQTISVVNQKIAEVAKLNGQIREMGAGNLTDVNDLEDRRDKLIKEIGSIVDINAYHDKNDQITVRGPAECLLVEGNLASRFKIEDVYTPTHMPAILISEFEKERFFEMTDYISKGKMGALLDIRDRYAQRVRDDLNELAKGFADNFNEVHRKGFGINDMHNLNGRDFFAGLSGPGEPAQDLEVDLGIVFNPNAVGIAMSADTPGDNVVANQLIKLFYEPLFDNNTTTITGIYDKMISKIGIAALRTKEEATSSQIVYDRLKSQRESVSGVSLDDEAANLLKYQHLFTASSRVITTADEMFKTVLDLKR comes from the coding sequence ATGGTAGCAACACTAAACCACATCCTTAATTTAGGCAGTGAATCCTTACAAAACTCACGCACAGGAGTTGATGTAACAGGGCATAATATTTCCAATGCTCAAACTCCTGGATACAGTAGACAGCTTGTTAACCTAGAAACAAAATGGCCTATTGAATACGGACTCCACGTCTTTGGTGATGGTGCTCGAATCCAATCTATTCAACGCGCACATGATAAATTTATTGAAGGACAATTACGCAGAGAAGTACAAATTCAAAGTAAAACAGAAGTCCTCGCTGAAGGTTTAAAGAAAATTGAAAGTTTTTTTAACCCTGATTTGACCTCAACCGTTCGCGATCGCTTTGTGAGTTTTATGAGTTCAATCCGAGAACTTGCAAATTTCCCAGAAGAACCCTCTGTCAGAATCAATATGATTGAAAATGGAAAATCTCTTGCGCAAGCATTTAATGCCGCGCACGCAAATATTGTGCAGGTTCAAACTGATGCAAACGAAGAATTAAAACAAACGATTTCTGTGGTGAATCAAAAAATTGCTGAAGTTGCCAAGCTCAATGGCCAGATAAGAGAAATGGGCGCTGGTAACTTAACAGATGTAAATGACTTAGAGGATCGCCGAGATAAACTTATAAAAGAAATTGGCAGCATTGTTGATATCAACGCTTATCATGATAAAAATGATCAAATAACTGTCCGTGGCCCCGCTGAGTGTTTACTTGTTGAAGGAAATTTAGCTTCACGCTTTAAAATTGAAGATGTATATACACCAACCCATATGCCAGCTATTTTAATTTCTGAATTTGAAAAAGAACGATTCTTTGAAATGACAGATTATATTTCAAAAGGAAAAATGGGAGCTTTGCTAGATATTCGTGATCGCTATGCTCAACGCGTAAGAGACGACCTCAATGAACTTGCTAAAGGTTTTGCTGATAATTTTAACGAAGTCCATCGAAAAGGATTTGGCATAAATGATATGCATAATTTAAATGGGAGAGATTTTTTTGCTGGTTTGAGTGGCCCTGGAGAACCCGCTCAAGATCTCGAAGTGGATCTAGGTATAGTTTTTAATCCCAACGCAGTTGGAATTGCAATGTCGGCAGACACGCCTGGAGACAACGTTGTCGCAAATCAACTCATTAAGTTATTTTATGAACCGCTTTTTGATAACAATACTACAACAATTACAGGCATATATGACAAAATGATCAGTAAAATAGGTATTGCTGCTTTGCGCACAAAAGAAGAAGCTACGTCATCGCAAATTGTTTATGATCGACTCAAGTCGCAACGAGAAAGTGTTTCTGGTGTTTCCTTAGATGATGAAGCTGCCAATTTATTAAAGTACCAACATTTATTTACAGCTAGTTCACGAGTCATAACGACTGCAGATGAAATGTTTAAGACTGTGCTTGATCTAAAGAGGTAA
- a CDS encoding tyrosine-type recombinase/integrase, whose protein sequence is MTKDRQDNSLSIVPISSVAKESLQHELHINTKNALSLWAQTPLTQNIQDAILHFIMSFHSPHTQKSYLNDLKNFISFTEYLNYKCENLNDISENLLILWHEYLNTQKKLSQKSIRRKLVTISSFFEFNIKRNLITENPMRFINLPKIKDESKTNAFTEEESKKIIVQLRDELQKILPDKISKIRQYKAAYLKYAVISTLFAIGMRVNELCEIKMGDLEFNNEFSRVHLKTKGNKDHFVFLHEKISEIIQNYIKDIRAYAKENDFLFIRTQGVKKETKLSQTAIYYMINSIAQKIGIEKKVSPHSCRATLATVLHKKGVPIANIQKILNHNSISTTAIYIKKADELQESAATKIDIPNFIPK, encoded by the coding sequence ATGACGAAAGATCGCCAAGATAATTCATTATCCATTGTCCCTATTAGTTCTGTTGCAAAAGAATCATTACAACATGAATTGCACATTAATACAAAAAATGCTTTGAGCCTTTGGGCACAAACACCTTTAACGCAAAATATTCAAGATGCAATTTTACATTTTATAATGAGTTTTCACAGTCCACACACCCAAAAAAGTTACTTAAATGATTTAAAAAATTTTATTTCATTTACAGAATACTTAAATTACAAATGTGAAAATCTGAATGATATTTCAGAGAATTTACTTATCCTGTGGCATGAATATTTAAATACACAAAAGAAATTATCGCAAAAAAGTATTCGAAGAAAGCTTGTCACAATCTCTTCATTCTTTGAATTTAATATTAAACGAAATTTAATAACAGAAAATCCAATGAGGTTCATAAATTTACCTAAAATAAAAGATGAAAGTAAAACAAATGCTTTTACTGAAGAGGAATCAAAAAAAATAATTGTACAATTAAGAGATGAGCTACAAAAAATATTACCCGATAAAATATCGAAGATAAGGCAATATAAAGCAGCTTATTTAAAATATGCTGTCATCAGTACTCTGTTTGCAATCGGTATGCGAGTGAATGAACTTTGCGAAATTAAAATGGGTGACCTTGAATTTAACAATGAATTCAGCCGAGTTCATTTAAAAACAAAAGGGAACAAAGATCACTTCGTATTTCTTCATGAAAAAATATCAGAAATTATTCAAAATTATATCAAAGATATACGTGCCTATGCAAAAGAAAATGATTTTTTATTTATTAGAACTCAAGGGGTGAAAAAAGAAACTAAATTGAGTCAAACTGCTATTTATTATATGATAAATTCTATTGCCCAAAAAATTGGAATTGAAAAAAAGGTCAGTCCTCACAGTTGCCGAGCGACCCTCGCTACAGTTTTACATAAAAAAGGAGTGCCCATCGCAAATATTCAAAAAATACTCAATCACAACAGTATATCAACAACAGCTATTTATATAAAAAAAGCCGATGAATTGCAGGAATCTGCTGCGACTAAAATCGATATACCAAATTTTATCCCTAAATAG
- a CDS encoding MBL fold metallo-hydrolase, translated as MLRTVLHDENNSKWIMFGRDPEKNSHVIDTNEYLVSSGNESILLDPGGIEIFPSVLTSVSETVDIKNIKAYLCSHQDPDIMSSLPLWLGITPDAKIYLSWLWSGFISHFGCEYFKNFEHLADEGATIELGSNKYEFIPAHYCHSSGNFHFYDPTAKILFTGDMGAALVPVNYPIIVEDFKEHIKYMEKFHQRWMPSNKAKNKWVNRVRKLNPKILCPQHGSVFMGENVKNFLDWIEGLEVGIAK; from the coding sequence ATGCTAAGAACGGTATTACATGATGAAAATAATAGTAAGTGGATTATGTTTGGGCGAGATCCAGAAAAAAATAGTCATGTAATTGATACAAATGAGTATCTTGTGAGTTCTGGAAATGAGTCAATTTTACTTGATCCAGGTGGAATTGAAATCTTCCCATCTGTTTTAACTTCAGTATCTGAAACCGTAGATATAAAAAATATCAAAGCTTATTTATGCAGTCATCAAGATCCAGATATTATGTCATCCTTACCATTATGGCTAGGTATAACACCAGATGCAAAAATATATCTTTCTTGGTTGTGGTCAGGATTTATTTCACACTTTGGTTGTGAATATTTTAAAAACTTTGAACATTTAGCAGATGAGGGTGCTACTATTGAATTAGGTAGCAATAAATACGAATTTATACCTGCTCACTATTGCCATTCTTCAGGTAACTTTCACTTTTACGATCCTACTGCAAAAATTCTCTTTACCGGCGATATGGGAGCAGCTTTGGTACCAGTCAATTACCCAATTATTGTTGAGGATTTTAAAGAACATATAAAATATATGGAAAAATTTCATCAACGCTGGATGCCATCTAATAAAGCAAAAAATAAGTGGGTAAATCGCGTCCGCAAATTAAATCCAAAAATACTTTGTCCGCAACATGGCTCAGTATTTATGGGTGAAAATGTAAAAAATTTTTTAGATTGGATTGAGGGACTCGAAGTAGGAATTGCAAAATAA
- a CDS encoding AMP-binding protein translates to MSGSNFECVDRPWQNHYGQGTNCELENFEYNNLAEMVAKNSDRWKDRTAYHMILPNGMDKMITFAETEALSNYFAVYLREELKLKVGDRVAIQLPNCLAYPIVVFGCYKAGLAIVNANPLYTAHEMQHQFLDSGAKVLVIIDMFSDKLKQVIPNTKIEKVVLVSVADLFSLHKKILIKSVLKYVRKQIPTCEVHSVPFEETLKTGKRILNENNIDVINYWITVTLDDICALQYTGGTTGISKGAMLTHRNIIANMYQIIEMGKSKITNGQEVLLTVLPLYHIFAFTVNLITFFKVGGISVLIPNPRPLTNIKKAFEKADITWISGVNTLFNGLLNEKWFSENPPIHLKASIAGGAALHKAVSERWLKVTNTSVVEGYGLTETSPVVCFNPINGVVKSDTVGVPVPSTDILLINEEGKSVPIGEEGEIAVKGPQVMLGYWQRPEETSKVLKDGWMLTGDIAVMDQDGYIKIVDRKKDMILVSGFNVYPNEVEDCIAKLPGVGEVAVIGIPNERTSEAVKAFIVKKDSDLSEKQVIEHCKKFITAYKVPKFVEFRIELPKSPIGKILRKNLRAEELSKPHNE, encoded by the coding sequence ATGTCGGGTAGTAATTTTGAGTGTGTAGATCGTCCTTGGCAAAATCATTATGGGCAAGGGACAAATTGTGAATTAGAAAATTTTGAATATAATAATTTAGCAGAAATGGTTGCAAAAAACTCAGATCGTTGGAAAGACAGAACTGCTTATCATATGATTCTCCCCAATGGCATGGATAAAATGATAACTTTTGCAGAGACAGAAGCACTTTCAAATTATTTTGCAGTTTATTTAAGAGAGGAATTGAAATTAAAAGTAGGAGATAGAGTTGCTATCCAATTGCCAAATTGCCTTGCCTATCCAATTGTTGTGTTTGGGTGTTATAAAGCTGGTCTAGCAATAGTAAATGCAAATCCTCTTTACACAGCGCATGAAATGCAGCATCAGTTTTTAGACAGTGGGGCAAAAGTTCTTGTCATAATTGATATGTTTTCAGATAAACTCAAACAAGTTATTCCAAATACAAAAATTGAGAAAGTTGTATTAGTGAGTGTTGCAGATCTTTTCTCACTGCATAAAAAGATATTGATAAAATCAGTATTAAAATATGTTAGAAAACAAATTCCTACCTGTGAAGTTCATTCTGTTCCTTTTGAAGAAACTCTTAAAACTGGCAAGAGAATTTTAAATGAAAATAATATAGATGTTATTAATTATTGGATAACTGTTACTTTAGATGATATTTGCGCTTTGCAGTATACGGGAGGAACAACTGGGATCAGTAAAGGGGCTATGTTAACTCATAGAAATATTATTGCAAATATGTATCAGATAATAGAAATGGGGAAATCAAAAATAACAAATGGTCAAGAAGTATTACTGACAGTTCTACCTCTCTATCATATATTTGCTTTTACTGTTAATTTAATCACATTTTTTAAAGTGGGTGGTATCAGTGTTTTAATTCCCAATCCACGTCCACTCACAAATATAAAAAAAGCATTCGAAAAAGCAGATATCACTTGGATTTCTGGTGTGAATACTCTTTTTAATGGTCTATTAAATGAAAAATGGTTCTCTGAAAACCCTCCTATTCATTTAAAAGCATCTATTGCTGGTGGGGCGGCATTGCACAAAGCAGTTTCGGAAAGATGGTTAAAAGTAACAAATACTTCAGTTGTCGAAGGTTATGGCTTAACCGAAACATCACCCGTTGTCTGTTTTAATCCTATCAATGGAGTGGTTAAATCAGATACAGTAGGTGTGCCTGTACCGAGTACAGATATTCTTTTAATCAATGAAGAAGGTAAATCTGTGCCGATCGGTGAAGAGGGAGAAATTGCTGTCAAAGGTCCTCAGGTCATGCTCGGATATTGGCAACGGCCTGAAGAAACATCGAAAGTATTGAAAGATGGCTGGATGTTGACTGGCGATATTGCTGTTATGGATCAAGATGGGTATATTAAAATTGTTGATCGTAAAAAAGATATGATTCTCGTAAGTGGTTTTAACGTATATCCAAATGAAGTAGAAGACTGTATCGCAAAATTACCGGGTGTGGGTGAAGTCGCTGTTATCGGTATACCAAATGAACGCACGAGTGAAGCCGTAAAAGCTTTTATCGTAAAAAAAGATTCAGATTTATCTGAAAAACAAGTTATTGAGCACTGCAAAAAGTTTATCACAGCTTATAAAGTTCCTAAATTTGTTGAATTTAGAATAGAGCTGCCCAAATCTCCTATAGGTAAGATATTACGTAAGAATCTGCGCGCGGAAGAATTGAGTAAACCTCATAATGAGTGA
- the flgL gene encoding flagellar hook-associated protein FlgL has translation MALQPRISEMYRYGVTNDRIGNVKAIADDVNETAASGRKLKRISDDPVGTIRVLRNRSRITNLDQFRKTLDFGRGYLSKTEDALSSIYNSLIRAKELAIQQSNSTYDDPSRKAVAAEIKQILNHVIILGNTSYSDKYVFGGFQTTQPPISPDGHYLGDDGFIFVQVDEDSFRPINVNGRDVFDVPAELEGKRPPLVNILQNMYESLFYWDREKLHQSMVDLDSVMNSVITTTASLGARRVALEDVGERLDRGESQLHNDTNNIEGADMVKSALDLKRVESAVNFTLQASSKMLTPSLLEFLK, from the coding sequence ATGGCACTTCAACCTAGAATTTCAGAAATGTATCGGTATGGTGTGACAAATGACAGAATTGGGAATGTAAAAGCTATTGCCGATGATGTAAATGAAACAGCTGCATCTGGAAGAAAATTAAAAAGAATAAGCGATGATCCTGTTGGAACAATTCGTGTTTTAAGAAATAGAAGTAGAATTACAAATCTAGATCAATTTAGAAAAACTTTGGACTTTGGTAGAGGATATTTATCAAAAACGGAAGATGCTCTTTCTTCTATATACAATTCACTTATTCGTGCCAAAGAACTCGCCATTCAACAATCGAACAGCACTTACGATGATCCATCCCGTAAAGCAGTTGCTGCAGAAATAAAGCAAATATTAAATCATGTTATTATTTTAGGTAACACTTCTTATAGCGATAAATATGTTTTTGGAGGATTTCAAACAACTCAACCCCCAATTTCGCCAGATGGACATTATCTTGGAGATGATGGATTTATTTTTGTGCAAGTGGATGAGGATAGTTTTCGCCCTATCAATGTAAATGGGAGAGATGTCTTTGATGTACCTGCAGAACTTGAAGGAAAACGCCCCCCTTTAGTAAATATTTTGCAAAATATGTATGAATCCTTGTTCTATTGGGACAGAGAAAAACTCCACCAATCTATGGTCGACCTTGATAGTGTGATGAATTCAGTCATAACAACTACAGCCTCCTTAGGAGCTAGAAGAGTTGCTTTAGAAGATGTTGGAGAACGACTCGATCGAGGAGAGTCACAATTGCACAATGATACAAATAACATCGAAGGTGCTGATATGGTGAAATCGGCACTTGATTTAAAAAGAGTGGAAAGTGCAGTGAACTTTACTTTACAAGCTAGTTCAAAAATGCTCACACCATCGTTGCTTGAATTTTTAAAATAA
- the mvk gene encoding mevalonate kinase gives MIFLTQIDLTATASGKAILIGEHSVVYGHKAIALALPDVKLNITLYSPEKSLEVTEWDNAWYTNVRGNAFIPEERVTKLLNKAFAKALMLCGVTDSLQLHSPQKILIESDIPLGGGMGGSAAISTCLLKIANQIFNLTNKTKLEMSFQQQIQYANEIDCLFHFGKASGLDASTVASNGMIEFTKGELPKYIHNKKEFWLALVDTKERGETANMVKNVAEKLNSQPVQTENALNQLGSLAEKSIVALNTGKLNQLADCLNLAQEYLCEMGVSTEKIENIIKKFKSVGAIAAKLTGAGGGGMVLGLFENYPENLYSCFEKDSLFITRVPQNDERSPR, from the coding sequence ATGATTTTTTTAACTCAAATCGATTTGACTGCAACTGCATCTGGGAAAGCAATTCTAATTGGAGAGCATTCTGTTGTGTATGGTCACAAAGCCATAGCTCTCGCTCTGCCCGACGTAAAGCTCAATATCACTTTATACAGCCCCGAAAAATCACTTGAAGTCACAGAGTGGGACAATGCATGGTATACAAATGTAAGAGGGAATGCATTTATACCTGAAGAGAGAGTTACAAAACTCCTGAATAAAGCTTTTGCCAAAGCTCTTATGCTCTGTGGTGTGACTGATTCACTCCAATTACATTCACCACAGAAAATACTCATAGAGTCTGACATTCCGCTTGGTGGAGGGATGGGAGGAAGTGCAGCAATAAGCACTTGTTTGTTAAAAATTGCGAATCAAATATTTAACTTAACAAATAAAACAAAATTAGAGATGAGTTTTCAACAACAAATTCAATATGCAAATGAAATAGATTGTCTATTTCATTTTGGCAAAGCAAGTGGTCTCGATGCTTCGACAGTTGCAAGCAATGGCATGATTGAATTCACAAAGGGTGAATTGCCTAAATATATTCATAATAAAAAAGAATTTTGGCTTGCCCTCGTCGACACAAAAGAACGAGGGGAAACTGCAAATATGGTCAAAAATGTTGCTGAAAAACTCAATTCCCAACCTGTCCAAACAGAGAATGCACTCAATCAACTCGGCTCATTAGCAGAAAAATCAATAGTTGCATTAAATACAGGAAAGCTAAATCAATTAGCTGATTGTTTAAATTTAGCTCAAGAATATTTATGCGAAATGGGTGTCTCGACTGAAAAGATTGAAAATATTATTAAAAAATTCAAATCTGTCGGTGCTATCGCAGCGAAATTGACGGGTGCGGGCGGCGGTGGAATGGTTCTGGGTTTATTTGAAAATTATCCGGAAAATTTATACTCTTGCTTTGAGAAAGATTCTCTTTTTATCACGCGAGTCCCTCAAAATGACGAAAGATCGCCAAGATAA
- a CDS encoding methyl-accepting chemotaxis protein, producing MNYELLKAKMDKISTSFSASANNVNELSISLEKIEKIIFMIRDISTKTDLLSLNASIEAVRAGQTGKGFAVVADEVARLAEKTQESISDIESAVDSFKDGFEELKSFFNSTKEIIKEISEQSSAS from the coding sequence ATGAATTATGAATTATTAAAAGCCAAAATGGATAAAATCTCAACAAGCTTTAGTGCTTCAGCAAACAATGTCAATGAATTATCTATTTCACTCGAAAAAATAGAAAAAATAATTTTTATGATAAGAGATATATCTACTAAAACTGATCTTTTATCATTAAATGCTTCCATTGAAGCAGTTCGTGCTGGGCAAACAGGTAAAGGCTTTGCGGTCGTAGCAGATGAAGTTGCAAGATTAGCTGAAAAAACTCAGGAGTCTATTTCGGATATTGAAAGTGCGGTTGATTCTTTTAAAGATGGATTTGAAGAGTTAAAGTCCTTTTTTAACAGCACCAAAGAAATCATTAAAGAAATATCTGAACAATCAAGTGCAAGTTGA
- the flgM gene encoding flagellar biosynthesis anti-sigma factor FlgM: MSVNTVKGSGVITNPNAVAAPEAAKAEKAAPKSSAQAIYAKVKDAPSVKDAANVQISPRAKELSMAKKIAEDTPDVREDKVAQFKEQINKGEYKPDSGKIADGILREAIRDEIAKDPSIILG; encoded by the coding sequence ATGAGTGTGAATACAGTTAAAGGATCCGGAGTGATCACAAACCCCAATGCAGTTGCTGCTCCAGAAGCAGCCAAAGCTGAAAAAGCAGCGCCTAAAAGTTCTGCACAAGCAATCTATGCAAAGGTGAAAGATGCTCCAAGTGTTAAAGATGCAGCAAATGTGCAAATTTCCCCACGCGCTAAAGAATTGAGCATGGCTAAGAAAATTGCAGAAGATACTCCGGATGTTCGGGAAGATAAAGTAGCTCAATTCAAAGAGCAGATTAATAAAGGTGAGTACAAACCTGATTCAGGAAAAATTGCTGATGGAATTTTAAGGGAAGCTATTCGTGATGAAATAGCAAAAGATCCCAGCATAATTTTAGGATAA
- a CDS encoding NADPH-dependent FMN reductase, with protein MKIIILSGSHREKSQSEKVSKYLQSVFINQHKVLQVDIISLANNPIPLLDDQYLSGSDEKWKGIWQPISNKLTEADGIVIVTPEWHGMSPSGVKNFLLLCSAHEIGHKAGLIVSVSAGMGGSYPIAELRMNTSKNSRICYIPEHLIVRDCQNVLNNSEAENPAETVLRKRIEHTTKLFLAYSVALKHVRESGVIDLKNYPNGM; from the coding sequence ATGAAAATTATAATTTTATCGGGTAGCCATCGTGAAAAATCACAATCTGAAAAAGTGTCTAAATATTTACAGTCTGTTTTTATCAATCAACACAAAGTTTTACAGGTCGATATTATATCGCTTGCAAATAATCCCATACCTCTCTTAGATGATCAATATCTAAGTGGGAGTGATGAAAAATGGAAGGGAATTTGGCAACCGATTTCAAATAAGTTAACAGAGGCAGATGGGATTGTTATCGTAACACCTGAATGGCACGGAATGTCGCCTTCTGGAGTTAAAAATTTCCTATTACTTTGCTCAGCACATGAAATTGGTCACAAAGCGGGTTTGATAGTCTCCGTTTCTGCTGGTATGGGGGGAAGCTATCCCATAGCAGAACTGCGGATGAATACATCTAAGAATTCAAGAATATGCTATATTCCTGAACACCTGATCGTACGCGATTGTCAAAATGTCTTAAACAATTCGGAAGCAGAAAATCCAGCAGAAACTGTCTTAAGGAAAAGAATTGAGCACACAACAAAATTATTTTTAGCATATTCTGTAGCGTTAAAACATGTGCGAGAGAGTGGAGTGATAGATTTAAAAAACTATCCAAATGGTATGTAA
- a CDS encoding SGNH/GDSL hydrolase family protein, with the protein MLKKGIAFVVMTFLYSISFAQESKNEIKNVIIFGDSLSDNGNYFQASATSSNRMPLPPYYKGRATNGFVWSEYFANSIQAKLINFAYLGAMTSGINARYPFAIPLLTQVENFIPKLKSGELKPANTLFVVWAGSNNIFTLDFNKPVDSLMSLWNLSFDIANSILLLKENGALNILVANLPDLGKIALNNEVEVYRKLSFMLSYISRAENLAVKTRVRIMNETKKNKDFKLLYFDAKELLEKIRVNPNQYNIKNSEKACYLGVPSTPANPNVACQNPRDYLFWDLVHPTTRVHCIAAYEIQMLLAKEALVKMPDENDLKKCTSI; encoded by the coding sequence ATGCTTAAAAAAGGAATTGCTTTTGTCGTGATGACTTTTTTGTATTCCATTTCATTTGCCCAAGAAAGCAAAAATGAAATTAAAAATGTCATAATATTTGGTGACAGTCTTTCGGATAATGGCAATTACTTTCAAGCATCAGCCACTTCTTCTAACCGTATGCCGTTGCCCCCTTATTATAAAGGTCGCGCTACGAATGGGTTTGTATGGTCAGAATATTTTGCAAATTCAATACAGGCAAAACTAATAAACTTTGCGTATTTAGGTGCAATGACCTCAGGAATAAATGCACGTTATCCATTTGCTATCCCACTTTTGACGCAAGTCGAAAATTTTATTCCGAAATTAAAAAGTGGAGAACTAAAACCTGCAAACACTCTATTTGTCGTTTGGGCGGGGTCAAATAATATTTTTACATTGGATTTCAATAAACCCGTTGATTCTTTAATGTCACTTTGGAATTTATCATTTGATATCGCCAATTCAATTCTCCTGCTTAAAGAGAATGGCGCATTAAACATTCTTGTTGCGAACCTGCCAGATTTAGGTAAAATTGCCTTAAATAATGAAGTTGAAGTCTACAGAAAATTAAGTTTTATGCTATCCTATATTTCTCGTGCAGAGAACTTAGCCGTTAAAACGCGTGTCCGAATAATGAATGAAACTAAGAAAAATAAAGATTTTAAACTTTTGTATTTCGATGCTAAAGAATTATTAGAAAAAATTAGGGTAAATCCAAATCAATATAACATTAAAAATTCGGAAAAAGCATGTTATTTAGGCGTGCCGAGCACTCCGGCAAATCCAAATGTTGCTTGTCAAAATCCACGCGATTATTTGTTTTGGGATTTGGTTCATCCTACAACTCGGGTGCATTGCATAGCTGCCTATGAGATCCAAATGTTATTGGCAAAAGAAGCTCTTGTAAAAATGCCAGATGAAAATGATTTAAAAAAATGCACATCTATTTAG
- the mvaD gene encoding diphosphomevalonate decarboxylase, with translation MKKNIITDIPTNLKLIQEKLCQLKEEGKFEIQNGDEGYSSAPSNIALIKYWGKNLSRKQIPDNSSLSYTLGGFRSFTKVTTQGRFLPETYEKTIPIRNKLYLNSKDIEFPIPEKMDILIQSIFYNFADEITLKIESYNNFPTACGIASSASGYAALVGAIADLLQLKKHLSAIELHTWLTEWARLGSGSATRSVIQSSEDSFIKWELEDSCKESFTKTSELTFHPKWKQLEHCVFVLNANEKKTSSSDGHKSASTSPLHNVRVAGVSKKIAMMTKALKEFDFDLVQQISEEDAFAMHAVMQTGNPSACYLDEDVSKALALFIQMRDSNEVLAFWTLDAGPNLHILYYKDAKQILTEYHVKLQELLDRDIKIFKNAYRGGLLIGKNEYYNIIDKELLKSSLN, from the coding sequence ATGAAAAAAAATATTATTACAGATATTCCCACCAATCTTAAATTAATACAAGAAAAATTGTGTCAATTAAAAGAGGAAGGAAAATTTGAAATTCAAAATGGTGATGAAGGTTATTCATCTGCACCAAGTAATATAGCATTAATAAAATATTGGGGCAAAAATCTAAGTAGAAAGCAAATTCCTGACAATTCAAGTTTAAGCTATACCTTAGGTGGATTTCGCTCCTTTACTAAAGTAACGACACAAGGGCGATTCCTCCCTGAAACATATGAAAAAACAATTCCAATTAGAAATAAATTATATTTAAATAGCAAAGATATTGAATTTCCTATTCCTGAAAAAATGGATATTCTCATTCAATCAATTTTTTATAATTTTGCTGACGAAATCACGTTAAAAATTGAAAGTTACAATAATTTTCCCACAGCATGCGGAATAGCTTCAAGTGCATCGGGTTATGCAGCTCTCGTTGGTGCCATAGCCGATCTTCTCCAACTGAAAAAACATCTGTCAGCAATAGAATTGCATACTTGGCTTACGGAATGGGCGCGCTTAGGAAGCGGATCGGCAACGCGCAGCGTCATCCAAAGTTCTGAAGATTCTTTCATTAAATGGGAGTTGGAGGATAGCTGCAAAGAAAGTTTTACAAAAACTAGCGAATTGACTTTTCATCCCAAATGGAAACAGCTTGAACACTGTGTTTTTGTCCTAAATGCAAACGAAAAAAAGACTTCAAGTTCGGATGGCCATAAATCGGCTTCGACTTCCCCGTTACACAATGTGAGAGTAGCTGGAGTTTCTAAAAAAATCGCAATGATGACCAAGGCTTTAAAAGAGTTTGATTTTGACCTTGTTCAACAAATCAGCGAAGAAGATGCTTTTGCGATGCATGCAGTTATGCAAACAGGAAATCCATCCGCTTGTTACCTTGATGAAGATGTCAGCAAAGCTCTTGCCCTGTTTATTCAAATGCGTGACTCAAATGAAGTTTTGGCGTTTTGGACATTAGATGCTGGGCCAAATTTACATATATTATATTATAAAGATGCAAAACAAATTTTGACAGAATATCATGTTAAATTACAAGAATTATTGGATAGAGATATTAAAATATTCAAAAATGCATATCGAGGAGGACTTCTCATTGGTAAAAATGAATATTATAATATTATAGATAAAGAACTTCTTAAAAGCAGTTTAAATTGA